The DNA region TCAGTGAAAGCAGGAGCGATCAGTACTTCATAAAATATCTTGTCGATTTCAGTAGCTGTTTCAGCATCGATTTCGGCATTGGCAATAATTACACCGCCAAAGGCCGAAACAGGGTCGCAGGCCAATGCGTCTATCCATGCTTCTTTGATAAATGAACGCGAAGCTACACCGCAGGCATTGGTATGCTTAAGGATAGCGATAGTAGGCTCGGTAAACTCATCAATAATAGCAACGGCAGCATCAACATCAACCAGGTTGTTGTATGAAAGCTCTTTGCCGTTGAGTTTGTTGAACATGGCATCAAGGTTACCATAAAAAGTTCCTTTTTGGTGAGGGTTTTCGCCGTAACGTAAAACCTGGCTGGTTTGGATACTTTGTTTAAATACCGGGAGTGGTTCAGCCTCGTTAAAGTAGTTAAAAATATGTGTATCGTAGTTTGACGATATGTTGAATGCTTTTTGAGCGAATGAACGGCGCTGATCAATTGTGGTAGTACCATCCTGTGTTTTCAGGATATTTTCCAGGCCTGCGTAGTCATCTTTTGAAGCTACGATCACTACATCTTTAAAGTTTTTTGCAGCCGCGCGAATCAAAGAAATACCACCGATATCGATCTTTTCGATCACATCTTCGGCACCGGCGCCTGATTGTACAGTTTCTTCAAACGGGTACAGGTCAACAATTACCAAATCAATTTCAGGAATTTCATATTGCTCTAATTGCTGTTTATCTCCATCAAAGCTCCTTCGGGCCAAAATACCACCGAAAACCTTAGGGTGCAGGGTTTTAACACGGCCACCCAGTATTGAAGGGTATGAAGTAAGGTCTTCAACCGGGATCACATTTACACCTAAATTGCGGATAAAAGTTTCGGTACCTCCGGTTGAATAGATATTTACACCAAGGCGGTTTAACTCATGAATGATGGGCTCTAAGTTATCTTTGTAATAAACAGAAATTAAAGCATTTTTTATTTGAACTGACTGGCTCATGTACACGCTGTTTTTTGAGCCGCAAAGGTAGTGATATTTAGTTAATTGGAGGTTAGTTAATTAGAGATAAGTTATTAGCATAAGGATCGATATTTATCCACATCAAAATTTTATAGCGGACGATATTTAAAATGTATTGCTGTACGTTCAATAGGCTAATTGTTGAGGTATTCATAAATAATTGGTAACTTAGTGTATGACTACGGTGATCATTCAATCAAATTCGGAAAAAAAGACCCGCTTGTTGATGCAGCTTGCTGAAGAGCTTGGTCTTTCTGCGCAAACACAAGAAGTTAAGGATTTGAACACAATTGACGTTGCGAGGGGGATTGGAAGAAAAGCAACAGACGAAGAGC from Mucilaginibacter sp. SJ includes:
- the purH gene encoding bifunctional phosphoribosylaminoimidazolecarboxamide formyltransferase/IMP cyclohydrolase — its product is MSQSVQIKNALISVYYKDNLEPIIHELNRLGVNIYSTGGTETFIRNLGVNVIPVEDLTSYPSILGGRVKTLHPKVFGGILARRSFDGDKQQLEQYEIPEIDLVIVDLYPFEETVQSGAGAEDVIEKIDIGGISLIRAAAKNFKDVVIVASKDDYAGLENILKTQDGTTTIDQRRSFAQKAFNISSNYDTHIFNYFNEAEPLPVFKQSIQTSQVLRYGENPHQKGTFYGNLDAMFNKLNGKELSYNNLVDVDAAVAIIDEFTEPTIAILKHTNACGVASRSFIKEAWIDALACDPVSAFGGVIIANAEIDAETATEIDKIFYEVLIAPAFTDEAVQILSGKKNRILLVRQPVELPVKHFKTLLNGVIEQDKDAVIEGPAQMTTVTEKAPTEAELKDLFFANKIVKHTKSNTIVFAKNNQLMASGVGQTSRVDALRQAVIKAQSFGFDLNGAVMASDAFFPFPDCAELAAEAGITAILQPGGSINDKLSVAMCNEKGLAMVTTGVRHFKH